A genomic stretch from Flavobacterium branchiarum includes:
- a CDS encoding alpha/beta hydrolase family protein, with protein sequence MDRFFVKDFYKIDLNTGEQKLLIKEQDQVWFGGSQKYAVYYNRKDSVYYSINLKTNQHKSLTKGVKVAWYDERNDQPNEPSPYGIAGWDEGDKFVYIYDRYDIWKFDPDSKIQPKRITKNGRETKKVYRYLQIDSEEKFIDTKKQVLLSVFEDDTKKSGYVYSDFNKENTPTVIMEGDYFFTTPKKAKNSKTIFYTRQNYQQYPDIWVTTTDFDSPEQVTKANPQQKNFKWGSVSLVEWKNNDAVTLQGLLYKPENYDPNKKYPMVVYFYELNSDTYHRHYAPQPSRSTINRTLYTSNDYFVFVPDIIYKEGLPGQSAYNCIVSGVESMIKQFPAIDESILLFKDKVGEVTKRHIL encoded by the coding sequence ATGGACCGCTTTTTTGTAAAAGATTTTTATAAAATAGACCTTAATACAGGTGAGCAAAAGTTATTGATTAAAGAACAAGACCAAGTGTGGTTTGGAGGTTCGCAAAAATATGCAGTTTACTACAACCGTAAGGATAGTGTTTATTATTCAATTAATTTAAAAACAAATCAGCACAAATCATTAACCAAAGGAGTGAAAGTTGCTTGGTATGATGAGCGAAATGATCAACCTAATGAACCTTCACCATATGGTATCGCAGGTTGGGACGAAGGGGATAAATTCGTCTATATCTATGATCGTTATGATATTTGGAAGTTTGATCCAGATTCAAAAATACAACCAAAAAGAATCACAAAAAACGGAAGAGAAACTAAAAAGGTATATCGTTATCTTCAGATAGATAGCGAAGAGAAGTTTATAGACACTAAAAAACAAGTGTTACTATCCGTTTTTGAGGATGATACTAAAAAATCAGGATATGTTTATTCTGATTTTAATAAAGAGAATACACCAACAGTTATAATGGAAGGGGATTATTTCTTTACAACTCCAAAGAAAGCAAAGAACAGTAAGACTATTTTTTATACTAGACAAAATTATCAACAGTATCCTGATATTTGGGTTACTACAACTGACTTTGATTCTCCTGAACAAGTAACAAAAGCTAATCCCCAACAGAAAAATTTTAAATGGGGATCCGTAAGTTTAGTAGAATGGAAGAATAATGATGCCGTTACTTTACAAGGATTGTTATACAAACCAGAGAACTATGATCCAAACAAAAAATACCCAATGGTAGTGTATTTTTATGAGTTAAATTCAGATACATATCATCGTCATTATGCTCCTCAGCCAAGTAGATCTACTATTAATAGAACATTGTATACAAGTAATGACTATTTTGTTTTTGTTCCAGATATAATTTACAAAGAAGGACTTCCTGGACAAAGTGCATATAACTGTATTGTGAGTGGTGTAGAAAGTATGATAAAACAATTTCCAGCAATCGATGAAAGCATATTGCTCTTCAAGGACAAAGTTGGGGAGGTTACCAAACGGCATATCTTATAA